The DNA region TTTCATCTTCTTTTCGATATTAGATGCTGATAAATACCCAGAAGTGCCGTTAATGGAAATTAAACGGTGTACAGAACTCTTCTTGGCTGAGTCTGGCTTGAATTATACCATCTTGCGGCTAGCTGGGTTTATGCAAGGATTAATCGGTCAGTACGGGATTCCTATTTTGGAATCACAGCCAGTTTGGGTTACTGGTAATTCTTCTCCCATTGCTTATATGGATACTCAGGACATTGCTAAGTTCGCAATCCGTGCATTGAGTGTGCCAGAAACGCAAAACCAAACTTTTCCTGTAGTCGGTACTCGTGCGTGGAGTGCAGAAGAAATTATCAACTTGTGCGAACGTTTATCTGGAAAAGATGCCAGAGTAACGCGGATGCCAATAACCTTGTTGCGTGCTGTGCGCGGCTTAATGCGGTTCTTTCAGTGGGGATGGAACGTTGCAGACAGGCTAGCATTTACAGAAGTATTGGCTAGTGGTAAAGAGTTAAATGCTTCAATGGATGAAGTATACACAATTTTTGGCTTAGATCCGCAACAAACCACAACCTTAGAAAGCTATCTACAAGAGTACTTCAGCCGAATAATGAAGAAGCTCAAAGAGTTAGACTACCAGAAAAATAAAAATAAAAAGGATAAACCTAAAAAAACTCCTTTTAAACAGTCTTCAAAAGCCAATAGTCAATAGTCATTACAAAACAGATATTAGTTAGGAAAGTCTAGACTCTGGATATTTGACTTTAGATTAATGACTACATGACCAAAATGTGTAAGGATTACATAATACAGAGCATCGCCTAAACTTGGATATTTGAGTGTGCCGAAAGCAGGCATTATCTACAATGACGTTAAACCGGTAGCCGGCCGTGTCGCTATCGAGTTGAAAGACAAGCTAACCGCAGCCGGTTGGGATGTGTGTGTCACATCGAGTATCGGTGGAATATTGGGCTACTCTAACCCGGAGAGTCCTGTATGCCACACCCCCATTGACGGTCTAACACCCCCTGGTTTTGACTCAGATATGGAGTTTGCAGTGGTGTTAGGGGGAGATGGCACTGTTTTAGCAGCGTCTCGTCAGGTAGCCCCCTGTGGTATTCCACTGCTTACAGTGAATACCGGCCACATGGGATTTTTAACAGAAACCTTCCTGAATCAATTGCCCCAAGCACTAGAACAGGCAATGACAGGTGAGTATGAAATTGAAGAACGAGCCATGCTCACCGTCAAAGTGTTTCGGGGAGAAGCAGTGCTTTGGGAAGCCCTCTGCTTGAATGAAATGGTTCTGCACCGCGAACCTTTGACCTCTATGTGCCATTTTGAAATTGCCATAGGGCGTCATGCGCCAGTAGATATTGCAGCAGATGGTGTGATTGTGTCTACGCCTACAGGTTCTACAGCTTACTCATTGAGTGCTGGTGGCCCAGTTGTCACCCCTGGCGTACCTGCTTTACAGCTAGTACCCATTTGCCCCCATTCCCTAGCTTCTAGAGCATTAGTATTTCCAGATACTGAATCTGTCAACATTTACCCAGTCAACATTCCTCGGCTGGTAATGGTGGTGGATGGTAATGGAGGGTGCTATGTACTACCAGAAGATAGAGTATATATAGAGCGATCGCAATATAGTGTTCGATTTATTCGCCTGCAACCGCCTGAGTTTTTCCGAATTTTACGAGAAAAATTAGGTTGGGGTTTACCACATATCGCTAAACCAACTTCGGTAGAATTGCCTTAAGTATTGGGTATTGGGCATTGGGCATTGGGCATGGGGAAGGGTGCAGAAAAGAGGAATTTTCCCCCTGCTCCCTGCTCACTGTTCCCTCATCTCCCTCACTCCCTCACTCCCTCACCTCCCCATGCACCATGCCCCATGCCCCATGCCCCATTCCCAATCTACTGATTTCCTTCCAGAATTACTGGTGTAAGGATGGTATTTGGATTTAGTTATTAAGATTGCATCGGAGAATTAGATGGCTGACACCTGAACGTGCTAAAAGATTCTTAGCAGTGTGTCAAATCAGGATTGCTCCATCATTAAAAACTCGTAATTGCACTTTATAACTGATGTAAAGATTTTCTCTAGAATATCTTTACAATCCCAAATCCAATATCCAAAATTGTTATGACAGTTGCTCCAAGTCCCTGTGTTTTGGTGATTGAAACCGATGAGAGTTTAGCAAATCAGCTTTCTTGCGATTTGCAAGAAGCCGGCTATGAATCAATTTTGGCTCATGATGCGACCAGTGGCTTACAACACTGCCGCGATCGCCAACCTGCTTTAATTGTTTTAGACCGGATGCTAGCAGGAGAATCAGGACTCTCATTGTGCAAAAATCTGAGAAGCACTGGTATGCGATCGCCTGTGTTAATTTTAATGGCAAGGGATACAGTCGATGATCGTGTAGCTTGTCTAGAAGCAGGAGCGGATGATTACATCCTAAAGCCTTATCGCTCAGAAGACTTTTTGAAGTTGATTCGGCTCTACTTAAAACCTGACGTAGACACCACAGAGCAGTTACGCTTTGGGGATCTGATTTTAGATATGGCAACTCGCCGTGCCATACATAGCGGGCGGGCAATTGACTTGACAATGAAAGAATTTGAACTATTAAAATTCTTAATGGAACATCCCCGTGAGGTGTTAACCCGCGAACAAATTTTAGAAAATGTTTGGGGTTACGACTTTCTGGGTGAGTCGAATGTAATTGAAGTGTACATCCGCTACTTGCGCCTAAAAATTGAAGATGAAGGACAAAAGCGCCTCATTCAAACCGTGCGAGGTGTAGGGTACGTTTTGAGAGAATCTTAGTATACTGTGGTAAAACTTTACAACAGAAGGCAGGAGGCAAATAGCGCAGCTTTAGCGAGTCAGATGCTCCTACGTTGCTAATGCAACGCTTACGAGCGTCGCAGAAAGTGTCACAAGGTACAAAGCGTACTTGCTTCAATCCCCCTCGTATAACAACGTGTGGATTTCCCCTGCCCCTTGCCTCCTCAAGGGACGAATAAAAGCCGTAAGTTTTCTAACTTAAATTCTGTAAAATTGAAATCTAAATTACAAAATCAAAAATAATTATGACTCATCGACTAAGTTTGCTCTCAATGTTACTGAGTATTTTACTGATGGGCTGTTCTGTGCCAACAACAGCTAAACCTCCCAGCCCCACATCTACTTCTCAAACTCCAGCACCACAGAGCTTAGGTCAAAAACTACCAATTTCTGCTAAAGCCATTGTTCCTAATGGCACAATCATTCAGTTAGAAGTTGCGCAGACACCACAACAGCAAGCGATGGGGTTGATGTATCGACCAGCTTTGCCAGATAACCGGGGGATGTTATTTGGGTTCCCTTCACCACAACCGGTTAGTTTCTGGATGAAGAATGTACCTGTGCCTTTGGATATGGTATTTTTACAAAACGGAGTCGTTAAATATATTCAGGCTTCTGCACCTCCTTGTGCAACTGAACCTTGTCCTACCTATGGGCCTAATACACCAATCGATAAGGTGATTGAACTTCGCTCTGGAAGGGCTGCCGAGTTGAAGTTGAAAGTGGGCGATATTGTCAAAATTGAGCCTTGAGACTTCCGTGCTTTGTGGAGATAAAGATTTGGATAGTTGCTCTGTTCAGAGTCTACACTATCAAAATCTATGTTTTTTTTGTAAAAAATGGCACGCCCTATGGTAAAAATCCATCTGTAACGCTACTATTTAAAAACTGTGGTAATGATGTAAAATTCTACTGTCTCCAACCTGAAATCGCAGTCTTAAGGTTTGGCAAAAATATTCCCTTGGGCGCAAGTGTAAATAGTCGCCAATAAGAGAATATAGGCTATGGAATCTTTGTTACTACATGTGTAATTAAATAACGCACAAAAGTAAACAAAATGGAGCCAATTTAACTAAGTAAGAATACTGCTTGACAATTGAGCAAATAATTTGTATTAAAAGTTTTATTTTCTAGAGTTTCTATGAGAAGCCTTTATTAAAGGCAAATCACAAAAACTCTGCTGGGGTGTATAGCCGATAACGGCAAAGTGACAGATAGAATACTGGCTACTGGCTACCAAGCAATGGTGAACTGATATATGACAATACATTCTGCACAAGGAGGTGAGATACAAATGTCACAATCAAAATATTCTCGATTGATTAATTTTTTGCAAGAAGATTTGGCAATTTCCACAGCATCGCTGGCGGTAGCGCTTCGGCATCGGGAGCAAGATCCAGGCCCTTTGGCAATGATTCTTTGGCAGTATGGTTTGATTACTCTAGAGCAGTTAGACCAAATTTATGATTGGCTAGAAACGGCATAGTCATAATAATTTTGGATTTTGGATTTTGGATTTTGGATTTTAAATCAAAAGTCTCTTACAAAAAGCTGTTATTAGAATCTGAAAGAATACTATTTATCACAATTCGGTATCATGCTAAGTTGTCAAAATTAGTCTTGTTTGATGTCAAATAATTTATGCGACTGTCTTCAGAGCAAATAATACTATTTAGACTAACTTGGTATAATTTATGAGAATTGGGGCATGTCACATCCACTCTACCTTGTCCAAGGCGGTTTTTACTCATTTATATACAAATAAAAAGAGCGAAGTTTTATTATCAACTCGCTCTTTTTATTTAATGCTCAGTACTTAAGACTGACTAAATACTCTAACTGCTGCCGCTATACCAGATCCAGGGGTGAAGTCTTCGTAGCCAAGTTCTCTTAGGGTAACTTCTAAGGATGCGATACAGCTAAGAATATCGCGATCGCTCACAAAACCCAAGTGACCAATGCGGAAAATCTTATTACTCAAATGGTCTTGACCACCAGCTAGGGCAATATCAAAGCGTTTTTTCATCAATGACCGAATCTTATCCGGTTCAATTCCTTGTGGTGCTACAGCCGTAATCGCCGGGCTAGCGGAACTATCTGCTGCAAACAGGGGTAAATTTAACCCTTGAATGGCGGCGCGGGTAGCATTTTTCAGCCGTTCGTGTCGAGCAAATATTGACTCTAAGCCTTCCTCTTTCATGATTCGCAACGTGGTGTGTAGCGCTACGATCAAGTTCACAGGCGGAGTAAATGGAGTTGTATTTTTGGCTGTGGCTTTGCGATATTTGCCTAAGTCCAAATAATATTTCGGTAGTTTTGCAGTTTTGTAAGCCTCCCAAGCTTTGGGGCTGACAGAGACAAAACCCAATCCCGGCGGAATCATATAACCTTTTTGGGAACCGGAGGCGACTATATCCAAGCCCCAAGCATCCACAGGTAGATTGAACGCACCCAAGCTAGTGACGGCATCAACGATAATTAAAGCTTCACCGTGTTCTTTAACGTGGCGGTTGATAGTTTCTAAATCATTCAAAACACCCGTCGAGGTTTCGCTGTGGGTGATGATTACGGCTTTAATTTGCTTTTGAGTATCTGCTTGGAGTTTTTCGGCAAATACTGCGGGGTCTAGGGGTTTTCCCCATTCCACCTTAACTTCTTCTACATTCAAACCGTAGGCTTGACCTATTTCTACCCAGCGTTCGCCAAATTTACCATTAGAACCAACTAAAATGCGATCGCCTGGAGAGAGAAAATTAATTATTCCGGCTTCTACAGCACCCGTACCACTGACATTCAGCGTTAGTACATCACTTTGAGTTTGATGTAGCCACTTGAGGTTTTCCGTCACCTCTGCCAATATGTTGCTAAATTCACTGGTGCGGTGTCCAATCGGATGCTTGGCTAATGCCAGTAAGGCAGCTTCTGGTACCGGGGTTGGGCCTGGAATCATCAGCATCAGCTTGTCGTTCATGTGTGTATCCTAAAAATCAAATAAAAGTCAAAATTGTGGGAGTTGGTTAAGTCTGATAGCAAATTCTAGATATTCATCTACAAATTCCACTCAGTTTGTCACCAACCTTGTTGTATATTTTCCAAATCCATAGGAAAAGTATCATGGGAGTTAATGATCGGTCAGCTTGACCTTTGCAATTTATACGAGACTCCAACTCAAATAAAACCCCTGTTCCAGGCAATCTTACCACACACCTAGACAACAGGTTAAGGCGTTTACTCGTAGGGGAGTGGCTATTTTAGCCAAAGATGAAACGTTTATCTATAGGACTAGTATTTGATTTCTGAAAAGATACGTAGGGTGTGTTAGCGACAGCGTAACGCACCATCATCAAGGGTTTGGTGCGTTACGAACTGCGTTCTAACACACCCTACAATACCTAATTTCGTTCAAAAATCAAATATGATTCCTATAGATGAGGCATAGGTATAATAAATTCTTAAATCTTACCCATAATTCGCCTCAGTTGTTTTTATATAAACACGCAAAATCGTTTTGAATATCGCGGAAATCGTCAGTGAAAAAGCTGTGTTTTGCTTCAACGAAGGAGGTAACCGCTTACACTATGTGGAAGAGTTGGATGTCGCCGTTTGCTAAGATATAGAAGATACCTAACCCAAACTTTTCAATCTGCTTGGGTCGAGCATTTGTTCTTCGGTTGCCATCCTCTAAAGAATACTTTTATCCATTGAGTATCTGATAATTTATTTCACTCCAAATCACTTTGATGTTAATAT from Nostoc commune NIES-4072 includes:
- a CDS encoding SDR family oxidoreductase — protein: MTLLIVGATGTLGRQVARRAIDEGYKVRCLVRSSKKAAFLKEWGAELVPGNLRYPDTLAEALVGVTQVIDASTSRPTDSLSIKQVDWDGKVALIQAAKAAGVERFIFFSILDADKYPEVPLMEIKRCTELFLAESGLNYTILRLAGFMQGLIGQYGIPILESQPVWVTGNSSPIAYMDTQDIAKFAIRALSVPETQNQTFPVVGTRAWSAEEIINLCERLSGKDARVTRMPITLLRAVRGLMRFFQWGWNVADRLAFTEVLASGKELNASMDEVYTIFGLDPQQTTTLESYLQEYFSRIMKKLKELDYQKNKNKKDKPKKTPFKQSSKANSQ
- a CDS encoding DUF192 domain-containing protein, whose amino-acid sequence is MTHRLSLLSMLLSILLMGCSVPTTAKPPSPTSTSQTPAPQSLGQKLPISAKAIVPNGTIIQLEVAQTPQQQAMGLMYRPALPDNRGMLFGFPSPQPVSFWMKNVPVPLDMVFLQNGVVKYIQASAPPCATEPCPTYGPNTPIDKVIELRSGRAAELKLKVGDIVKIEP
- the nblR gene encoding response regulator transcription factor NblR, whose protein sequence is MTVAPSPCVLVIETDESLANQLSCDLQEAGYESILAHDATSGLQHCRDRQPALIVLDRMLAGESGLSLCKNLRSTGMRSPVLILMARDTVDDRVACLEAGADDYILKPYRSEDFLKLIRLYLKPDVDTTEQLRFGDLILDMATRRAIHSGRAIDLTMKEFELLKFLMEHPREVLTREQILENVWGYDFLGESNVIEVYIRYLRLKIEDEGQKRLIQTVRGVGYVLRES
- a CDS encoding pyridoxal-phosphate-dependent aminotransferase family protein; this encodes MNDKLMLMIPGPTPVPEAALLALAKHPIGHRTSEFSNILAEVTENLKWLHQTQSDVLTLNVSGTGAVEAGIINFLSPGDRILVGSNGKFGERWVEIGQAYGLNVEEVKVEWGKPLDPAVFAEKLQADTQKQIKAVIITHSETSTGVLNDLETINRHVKEHGEALIIVDAVTSLGAFNLPVDAWGLDIVASGSQKGYMIPPGLGFVSVSPKAWEAYKTAKLPKYYLDLGKYRKATAKNTTPFTPPVNLIVALHTTLRIMKEEGLESIFARHERLKNATRAAIQGLNLPLFAADSSASPAITAVAPQGIEPDKIRSLMKKRFDIALAGGQDHLSNKIFRIGHLGFVSDRDILSCIASLEVTLRELGYEDFTPGSGIAAAVRVFSQS
- a CDS encoding DUF2949 domain-containing protein — its product is MTIHSAQGGEIQMSQSKYSRLINFLQEDLAISTASLAVALRHREQDPGPLAMILWQYGLITLEQLDQIYDWLETA
- a CDS encoding NAD(+) kinase, coding for MPKAGIIYNDVKPVAGRVAIELKDKLTAAGWDVCVTSSIGGILGYSNPESPVCHTPIDGLTPPGFDSDMEFAVVLGGDGTVLAASRQVAPCGIPLLTVNTGHMGFLTETFLNQLPQALEQAMTGEYEIEERAMLTVKVFRGEAVLWEALCLNEMVLHREPLTSMCHFEIAIGRHAPVDIAADGVIVSTPTGSTAYSLSAGGPVVTPGVPALQLVPICPHSLASRALVFPDTESVNIYPVNIPRLVMVVDGNGGCYVLPEDRVYIERSQYSVRFIRLQPPEFFRILREKLGWGLPHIAKPTSVELP